Proteins encoded within one genomic window of Edaphobacter lichenicola:
- a CDS encoding tetratricopeptide repeat protein produces the protein MALLLPVFAFALSNPPLTAQKLSQPATPDAARDLRHQSADWFAIEPHLPDPVTASPQKLETAGDVLRARRFPEDALVYYGYALQRGGPEQELLIRIGVTELELRHIDVARLYFLRVVRLQKKNAQGWNNLGAAEYVEGRYGAAISDYSKAIKLDKKSAIYHSNLGTALFEEKNFEKARQQFDIALTLDPDMMQHHGASGIEAHMLSPADHAHYSFEIARLYAHRGDEENMLRYLTLASEGGYDVLGSMGSDEVLAKYRKDPRVISLVRNANALRNAKTSVADARSGGVPPLLPQVPN, from the coding sequence TTGGCTCTTCTTCTCCCTGTCTTCGCTTTTGCGCTTTCCAACCCTCCCCTGACGGCGCAGAAGCTTTCGCAACCCGCCACCCCTGACGCGGCTCGCGATTTACGTCATCAAAGCGCAGACTGGTTTGCAATCGAGCCGCATCTCCCTGATCCGGTGACTGCGAGCCCGCAAAAACTGGAAACCGCGGGAGACGTTCTGCGAGCGCGACGCTTTCCGGAAGATGCGCTGGTCTACTACGGTTATGCGCTGCAGCGCGGCGGACCGGAGCAGGAGTTACTCATTCGAATTGGTGTGACGGAGCTTGAACTGCGGCATATCGACGTTGCGCGGCTTTACTTCCTGCGGGTCGTTCGTCTGCAGAAGAAGAATGCCCAGGGTTGGAACAATCTTGGTGCGGCCGAATATGTGGAAGGGCGTTATGGGGCGGCAATCTCCGACTACAGCAAGGCGATCAAGCTGGACAAGAAATCGGCGATCTATCACTCCAACCTTGGAACCGCGCTCTTTGAAGAGAAGAACTTCGAGAAGGCGCGGCAGCAGTTCGATATCGCGCTGACGCTGGATCCGGACATGATGCAGCATCATGGAGCAAGCGGGATTGAGGCCCACATGCTCTCGCCGGCGGATCATGCGCATTACAGCTTCGAGATAGCGCGGCTCTACGCTCATCGCGGCGATGAAGAGAATATGCTTCGCTACCTTACGCTGGCCAGCGAAGGTGGATACGATGTGCTGGGATCGATGGGTTCGGACGAGGTGCTGGCGAAGTATCGCAAGGATCCGCGCGTGATAAGCCTGGTGCGGAATGCGAACGCACTGCGGAACGCAAAGACCTCGGTTGCGGATGCGCGGAGCGGAGGCGTACCGCCACTGTTGCCACAGGTTCCCAACTAA
- a CDS encoding DUF5522 domain-containing protein: MSAMQDSIKPAVIPPPVPPAEDAPQELLPEDFYYEGPYLVFTAAYHLKRGYCCNSDCRHCPYK; the protein is encoded by the coding sequence ATGTCAGCAATGCAGGACTCCATCAAACCCGCCGTCATTCCACCGCCGGTTCCACCCGCTGAAGACGCGCCCCAGGAGCTCCTGCCCGAAGACTTCTACTACGAAGGTCCATATCTCGTCTTCACCGCTGCCTATCATCTCAAGCGCGGCTACTGTTGTAACTCAGATTGTCGTCACTGCCCCTATAAATAG
- a CDS encoding family 1 glycosylhydrolase translates to MDRRTFLKSSLAAGSAALLSNNGLSASAAALQDRVPGAIADSEIEGARFPDGFLWGMASAAYQVEGAWNVDGKGESNWDRFAHTVGKVKGGANADVACDQYHLYKDDIAILKRLNQKSYRFSTSWSRVMPSGTGPVNQRGIDHYSRLVDALMEAGIRPFCTIYHWDLPQALEDRGGWPNRDLASYYAEFAGTLAKHLGDRITTWAPFNMPWTFTYYGYGVGVFPPCKADFNQFLKAAHTVNLAQGEAFRAIKAASSKATVGSAYGMAPAYPKTDSEADRAATARYHAMNNLYFLNPAMHGEYPKAFVGATPYEAMGFRAGDEKIMKVPLDWVGFHYYTRRVVSNASGSGGVGGHFGTETEGEGGGAARDPLTQMHVEMPTEGPLTEAGLEVWPRGIYDLVTQISREFNHPIIEISENGCCYLDGPDASGRVQDGRRIAFHREILAELARAIADGAKVRAYHAWSLVDNFEWADGYTQRYGLTYVDFRDQRRIVKDSGLWYGRVAASNRLT, encoded by the coding sequence ATGGATCGACGCACTTTTCTCAAAAGTTCCCTTGCGGCTGGAAGTGCCGCGTTGCTTTCAAACAACGGGCTGTCGGCGAGTGCGGCGGCGTTGCAGGATCGTGTTCCGGGGGCGATTGCGGACTCGGAGATTGAAGGCGCGCGCTTTCCGGATGGATTTTTGTGGGGGATGGCTTCGGCGGCATACCAGGTGGAGGGTGCGTGGAACGTCGATGGAAAGGGCGAGTCGAACTGGGACCGCTTCGCTCACACGGTGGGGAAGGTGAAGGGCGGCGCCAACGCTGATGTGGCGTGCGATCAGTATCACCTCTACAAGGACGACATTGCGATTCTGAAGCGGCTCAATCAGAAGAGCTATCGGTTCTCGACGTCGTGGTCGCGTGTGATGCCAAGCGGGACGGGACCGGTGAATCAGAGAGGAATCGACCACTACAGCAGGCTCGTCGATGCGTTGATGGAGGCGGGGATTCGTCCGTTCTGCACGATCTATCACTGGGATCTGCCCCAGGCGCTGGAGGATCGGGGAGGATGGCCGAACCGCGATCTTGCGTCGTACTATGCGGAGTTCGCGGGGACGCTGGCAAAGCATCTGGGCGACCGGATTACGACGTGGGCTCCGTTCAACATGCCTTGGACGTTTACTTACTATGGGTATGGAGTCGGGGTCTTTCCTCCGTGCAAGGCAGACTTCAATCAGTTTTTGAAGGCCGCGCATACGGTGAATCTGGCGCAGGGCGAGGCGTTTCGCGCCATCAAGGCTGCGTCGTCGAAGGCTACGGTGGGGAGCGCTTATGGGATGGCGCCGGCGTATCCGAAGACCGACAGCGAGGCGGATCGAGCGGCTACGGCACGCTATCACGCGATGAATAATCTTTACTTCCTGAACCCGGCGATGCATGGGGAGTATCCGAAGGCGTTTGTTGGCGCGACGCCTTATGAGGCGATGGGGTTCAGAGCGGGCGACGAGAAGATCATGAAGGTGCCGCTGGATTGGGTGGGGTTTCACTACTACACGCGGCGGGTCGTCTCGAACGCGAGCGGGAGTGGTGGCGTTGGGGGACACTTTGGCACGGAGACCGAGGGCGAAGGAGGAGGGGCGGCGCGTGATCCGCTGACACAGATGCATGTGGAGATGCCGACCGAAGGGCCGCTGACGGAGGCTGGACTGGAGGTCTGGCCGCGCGGCATCTATGACCTGGTGACGCAGATCTCGCGGGAGTTCAACCACCCGATCATTGAGATCAGCGAGAATGGCTGCTGCTATCTGGATGGGCCCGATGCCAGCGGGCGGGTTCAGGATGGGCGGCGGATTGCGTTTCATCGGGAGATACTGGCGGAGCTGGCGCGGGCTATCGCGGATGGCGCGAAGGTGCGGGCCTATCATGCGTGGAGCCTGGTCGATAACTTCGAATGGGCGGACGGATATACGCAGCGATATGGGCTGACTTATGTTGATTTTCGCGACCAGAGAAGGATCGTGAAGGATTCGGGACTCTGGTATGGGCGGGTGGCGGCTTCGAATCGGCTGACTTGA
- the egtB gene encoding ergothioneine biosynthesis protein EgtB, translated as MSQTADTTAAATSLLARYKAVRQATRHLCSPLSPEDMMVQSSSEASPVKWHLAHTSWFFETFILREFAAGYQPFHPDFHWLFNSYYNSLGEMPEKKLRASFSRPPLDSILAYRTHVDAAMTALMQHPLEDEAARRIALGLEHEQQHQELIATDIKHALFTNPLHPPYLESPVKQKLDTIAPPLDWIDFAGGITQIGFKLDPTDPIQSVSAFAFDNETPRHPVYLAPYRLATRLVTCAEFLAFIDQNGYNRPELWLSEGWTTNRAESWQAPLYWRRDEETNSGWSIYTMQGFRSLDDLSETPVCHLSFFEADAYARWAGHRLPTEFEWEHAASQLSLLRKVVDSQPALLTYQPNPAQSLTAIPAVQANLFETGNLHPTPASALPGLQQIFGDVWEWTASGYTGYPGYKPLPGALGEYNGKFMSSQVILRGGSCVTPATHIRATYRNFFSPATRWQFSGLRLAQDAPK; from the coding sequence GGTCCAGTCCTCTTCGGAAGCCAGTCCGGTCAAGTGGCATCTCGCCCACACCAGCTGGTTCTTCGAGACGTTTATCCTCCGCGAGTTCGCCGCCGGCTACCAGCCCTTCCATCCCGACTTTCACTGGCTCTTCAACAGCTACTACAACTCCCTCGGCGAGATGCCGGAGAAGAAACTCCGCGCCTCCTTCTCCCGTCCTCCCCTCGACTCGATCCTCGCCTACCGCACTCACGTAGACGCTGCCATGACGGCCCTGATGCAGCATCCGCTTGAAGACGAAGCCGCCCGCCGCATCGCCCTCGGCCTCGAGCACGAGCAGCAGCACCAGGAGCTCATCGCCACTGACATCAAGCACGCTCTCTTCACCAACCCGCTGCATCCTCCCTACCTCGAGTCACCCGTGAAGCAGAAGCTCGACACCATCGCGCCGCCGCTCGACTGGATCGACTTCGCAGGCGGCATCACCCAAATCGGCTTCAAGCTCGATCCCACCGACCCCATCCAGTCCGTCTCCGCATTCGCCTTCGACAACGAGACTCCGCGCCACCCCGTCTATCTCGCGCCGTACCGCCTCGCCACGCGTCTGGTCACCTGCGCCGAATTCCTCGCCTTCATCGACCAGAACGGCTACAACCGCCCCGAGCTCTGGCTCTCCGAGGGCTGGACTACCAACCGCGCCGAAAGCTGGCAGGCCCCACTCTACTGGCGTCGCGATGAAGAGACCAACTCCGGCTGGTCCATCTACACCATGCAAGGCTTCCGCTCGCTTGACGACCTCAGCGAAACCCCCGTCTGCCATCTCAGCTTCTTCGAGGCCGACGCCTACGCTCGCTGGGCCGGGCACCGTCTCCCCACCGAGTTCGAGTGGGAGCACGCCGCCAGCCAGCTCAGCCTTCTCCGCAAAGTAGTTGATTCGCAACCCGCGCTCCTCACCTATCAACCGAACCCCGCGCAGAGTCTCACCGCGATCCCCGCCGTCCAGGCCAACCTCTTCGAGACCGGCAACCTCCATCCGACTCCAGCGTCGGCGCTTCCCGGCCTGCAGCAGATCTTCGGCGATGTCTGGGAGTGGACCGCCAGCGGCTACACCGGCTATCCCGGCTACAAGCCCCTTCCCGGCGCGCTCGGCGAGTACAACGGCAAGTTCATGTCCTCGCAGGTTATTCTTCGTGGAGGCTCCTGCGTTACGCCGGCCACCCACATCCGCGCCACCTACCGAAACTTCTTCTCACCCGCCACGCGATGGCAATTCTCCGGCCTCCGCCTCGCCCAGGACGCCCCCAAGTAA